In one window of Streptomyces sp. NBC_01224 DNA:
- the kdpA gene encoding potassium-transporting ATPase subunit KdpA: protein MNDTLAGWLQVLALVVALGLSFRPLGGYMARVLTTDRHWRAERLIYRAGGVNGDADQKWSVYLRSTLAFSAVSVLFLYAFLRLQNHLLLSLGMKPVTTDQSFNTAASFVTNTNWQSYSGESTMGHLVQMAGLAVQNFVSAAVGIAVVAALIRGFSRKQTDRVGNFWVDLTRIVLRVLLPLAFVFAIVLVAAGTVQNFHGIHDITTIAGGHQGVTGGPVASQEAIKELGTNGGGFYNANSAHPFENPNAFTNLIEIYLMLVIAFSLPRTFGKMVGDNRQGYAIVAVMALIWAASVAIVTANELHSVSSTAGHAAGGMMEGKETRFGIWASALFAVSTTLTSCGAVNSSHDSYTPGGGGMTIFNMMLGEIAPGGTGSGLYGILILAIVAVFVAGLMVGRTPEYLGKKLRGREMKFASLYILTTPALALVGAGLAMAFPGERAAMLNSGPHGFSEVLYAFASAANNNGSAFAGLSVNTVWYNTTLGAVMLIGRFLPMVFVLALAGSLAGQQPVPVTAGTLPTHRPQFVGLLTGVILIVVGLTYFPALALGPLAEGLH from the coding sequence ATGAACGACACCCTCGCGGGATGGCTCCAGGTACTCGCCCTGGTGGTCGCGCTAGGTCTCTCGTTTCGCCCGCTGGGCGGCTACATGGCCCGCGTCCTGACCACCGACCGCCATTGGCGGGCCGAGCGCCTGATCTACCGGGCAGGCGGAGTGAACGGCGACGCCGACCAGAAGTGGTCGGTCTACCTGCGCAGCACCCTGGCCTTCTCCGCAGTGTCGGTACTGTTCCTGTACGCATTTCTGCGCCTGCAGAACCATCTCCTGCTGTCCCTGGGAATGAAGCCGGTCACCACGGACCAGTCGTTCAACACCGCGGCATCCTTCGTCACCAATACCAACTGGCAGTCGTACTCCGGCGAGTCGACCATGGGCCATCTGGTCCAGATGGCGGGCCTCGCGGTGCAGAACTTCGTCTCCGCGGCTGTGGGTATTGCCGTCGTGGCCGCGCTGATCCGGGGCTTCAGCAGGAAGCAGACTGATCGCGTCGGGAATTTCTGGGTGGATCTGACCCGGATCGTGCTTCGCGTTCTGCTGCCCCTTGCGTTCGTCTTCGCGATCGTTCTGGTGGCCGCCGGTACCGTTCAGAATTTCCACGGAATCCACGACATCACCACCATCGCGGGCGGGCACCAGGGCGTGACCGGAGGCCCCGTCGCCTCCCAGGAGGCCATCAAGGAACTGGGCACCAACGGCGGCGGTTTCTACAACGCGAACTCTGCACACCCCTTCGAGAACCCCAACGCCTTCACCAACCTGATCGAGATCTACCTCATGCTGGTCATCGCGTTCTCGCTGCCGCGGACTTTCGGGAAGATGGTCGGCGACAACCGACAGGGCTACGCGATTGTTGCCGTGATGGCATTGATCTGGGCCGCATCGGTCGCCATCGTGACCGCCAACGAACTGCACAGCGTCAGCAGCACCGCCGGTCACGCGGCCGGCGGAATGATGGAGGGCAAGGAGACGCGGTTCGGGATCTGGGCCTCGGCCCTGTTCGCGGTGTCCACCACCCTCACGTCGTGCGGAGCGGTCAACTCCTCCCACGACTCGTACACGCCGGGCGGCGGCGGAATGACGATCTTCAACATGATGCTGGGGGAGATCGCGCCCGGCGGCACCGGCTCCGGGCTCTACGGGATCCTGATCCTGGCGATCGTCGCGGTCTTCGTCGCCGGACTGATGGTCGGCCGTACGCCCGAGTACCTGGGCAAGAAGCTCCGGGGCCGGGAGATGAAGTTCGCCTCGCTCTACATCCTGACCACGCCCGCACTCGCGCTGGTCGGTGCGGGGCTGGCGATGGCATTCCCGGGGGAGAGGGCGGCCATGCTCAATTCCGGTCCGCACGGCTTCTCCGAGGTTTTGTACGCCTTCGCGTCGGCTGCGAACAACAACGGCTCGGCGTTCGCGGGGTTGAGCGTGAATACCGTCTGGTACAACACCACACTTGGTGCGGTCATGCTCATCGGCCGGTTCCTGCCGATGGTGTTCGTCCTGGCACTTGCCGGCTCGCTCGCCGGGCAGCAGCCCGTTCCGGTCACCGCGGGCACCCTGCCCACTCACCGGCCGCAGTTCGTCGGGCTGTTGACCGGAGTGATCCTCATCGTTGTCGGTCTGACGTACTTTCCCGCGCTCGCACTCGGCCCCCTCGCGGAGGGTCTGCACTGA
- the kdpB gene encoding potassium-transporting ATPase subunit KdpB encodes MSTTTTPAPTPPGAGRQQHRVSGGLLDPKQLLTSFPDALRKLDPRSMVHNPVMFVVEVGAVLTTLSAIRAPSVFAWVITAWLWLTSVFANLAEAVAEGRGKAQAETLRRTKTTTTARRLSGWRPGATDVAEEEVPGVDLRLGDHVVVEAGQTIPGDGDVVEGIASVDESAITGESAPVIRESGGDRSAVTGGTKVLSDRIVVKITSKPGETFIDRMIALVEGAARQKTPNEIALNILLASLTIIFLIAVATLQPFAIFAGAEQPIVILAALVVALIPTTIGALLSAIGIAGMDRLVQRNVLAMSGRAVEAAGDVNTLLLDKTGTITLGNRQAAEFLPVDGVSVEELADASQLSSIADETPEGRSIVVLAKQQYALRGRSEGELAQAQFVPFTAQSRMSGVDLNDPQETLSLRKGAATAVMRWVRDNGGHPTAEVGGIVDGISASGGTPLVVGEVTRHGDAPGARVLGVIHLKDVVKAGMRERFDELRRMGIKTVMITGDNPLTARAIAQEAGVDDFLAEATPEDKMALIRREQQGGKLVAMTGDGTNDAPALAQADVGVAMNTGTSAAKEAGNMVDLDSNPTKLIEIVEIGKQLLMTRGALTTFSIANDVAKYFAIIPAMFAMVYPGLDKLNIMRLHSPTSAIASAIVFNALIIIALIPLALRGVRYRPSSAATLLSRNIWMYGLGGLVLPFVGIKLLDLFIQFIPGLR; translated from the coding sequence ATGTCCACGACCACCACTCCCGCTCCCACCCCGCCCGGCGCCGGGCGTCAGCAGCACCGGGTCTCGGGCGGACTGCTCGATCCCAAGCAGCTTCTGACGTCCTTCCCCGACGCCCTGCGCAAGCTGGATCCGCGCTCGATGGTCCACAACCCCGTCATGTTCGTGGTGGAGGTCGGGGCGGTGCTGACCACGCTGTCGGCCATCAGGGCGCCCAGTGTCTTCGCCTGGGTGATCACGGCGTGGCTCTGGCTGACGTCGGTCTTCGCCAACCTTGCCGAAGCCGTGGCCGAGGGACGCGGCAAGGCCCAGGCGGAGACTCTGCGCCGCACCAAGACGACGACAACGGCCCGCCGTCTCAGCGGCTGGCGACCCGGCGCGACCGACGTCGCAGAGGAGGAGGTTCCGGGCGTCGACCTCCGTCTGGGCGATCACGTCGTCGTCGAGGCCGGGCAGACCATCCCCGGCGACGGCGATGTGGTCGAGGGCATCGCGAGCGTCGACGAATCGGCCATCACGGGCGAGTCGGCGCCGGTGATCCGCGAGTCGGGCGGCGACCGGTCGGCGGTCACGGGCGGCACCAAGGTGCTCTCGGACCGGATCGTCGTGAAGATCACCTCGAAGCCGGGGGAGACCTTCATCGACCGGATGATCGCACTCGTGGAGGGGGCCGCGCGGCAGAAGACGCCGAACGAGATCGCGCTCAACATCCTGCTGGCATCCCTCACGATCATCTTTCTGATCGCGGTGGCTACCCTGCAGCCCTTCGCCATCTTTGCGGGGGCCGAGCAGCCCATCGTCATCCTCGCGGCCCTCGTGGTGGCCTTGATCCCTACGACGATCGGCGCGCTGCTGTCGGCGATCGGCATCGCGGGCATGGACCGGCTCGTTCAGCGCAACGTGCTGGCGATGTCCGGGCGCGCGGTGGAGGCCGCGGGCGACGTCAATACCCTCCTGCTCGACAAGACCGGCACCATCACCCTCGGCAACCGCCAGGCCGCTGAGTTCCTGCCGGTGGATGGGGTGAGCGTCGAGGAGCTCGCGGACGCCTCCCAGCTGTCGTCGATCGCCGACGAGACGCCCGAGGGCCGCTCGATCGTCGTCCTCGCCAAGCAGCAGTACGCGCTTCGTGGCCGTAGCGAAGGAGAACTCGCCCAGGCGCAGTTCGTACCTTTCACCGCCCAGAGCCGGATGAGCGGTGTCGACCTCAACGATCCTCAGGAAACCCTGTCTTTGCGCAAGGGAGCGGCGACGGCAGTGATGCGCTGGGTCCGTGACAACGGCGGCCACCCCACCGCAGAGGTCGGCGGCATCGTCGACGGAATCTCCGCGAGCGGCGGCACCCCGCTGGTCGTCGGCGAGGTGACCCGGCACGGCGACGCGCCCGGCGCCCGCGTCCTCGGCGTCATCCACCTCAAGGACGTCGTCAAGGCAGGCATGCGCGAACGCTTCGACGAACTGCGCCGCATGGGCATCAAGACGGTCATGATCACCGGTGACAACCCGCTGACCGCGCGCGCCATCGCCCAGGAGGCAGGGGTGGACGACTTCCTCGCCGAGGCCACCCCCGAGGACAAGATGGCCCTGATCCGCCGCGAACAACAGGGCGGCAAGCTGGTCGCGATGACCGGCGACGGTACGAACGACGCGCCCGCGCTCGCCCAGGCGGACGTCGGCGTGGCGATGAACACCGGTACCTCGGCCGCCAAGGAGGCCGGGAACATGGTGGACCTGGACTCCAACCCGACCAAGCTCATCGAGATCGTCGAGATCGGCAAGCAGCTGCTGATGACCCGCGGCGCGCTGACGACGTTCTCGATCGCCAACGACGTGGCGAAGTACTTCGCGATCATTCCGGCGATGTTCGCCATGGTCTATCCGGGCCTGGACAAGCTCAACATCATGCGCCTGCACAGCCCGACCTCGGCGATCGCCTCCGCGATCGTCTTCAACGCGCTGATCATCATCGCGCTGATCCCGCTGGCGCTTCGCGGCGTGCGCTACCGGCCGTCCTCCGCCGCGACACTGCTCAGCCGCAACATCTGGATGTACGGGCTTGGCGGGCTGGTACTGCCCTTTGTGGGCATCAAGCTGCTCGACCTCTTCATTCAGTTCATCCCCGGCCTGCGCTGA
- the kdpC gene encoding potassium-transporting ATPase subunit KdpC, with translation MRTHIPPVLQHHLTALRMLLAFTVITGIAYPLLVTGIAQAGLSHQANGSLLTTNGTPVASSLIGQNFALPKKNPKDAKEPLRPDPKWFQPRPSAGGYDPTISGASNLGPNNTDLIKTVRERRSAVAAFDGVPPASVPADAVTAGGSGLDPAISPAYAYEQVDRVAKARHLALAEVKRLVARHVQTRVLGFLGQERVNVVELNHDLATLM, from the coding sequence GTGCGTACACACATTCCCCCCGTACTCCAGCACCATCTGACCGCCTTGCGGATGCTGCTGGCGTTCACCGTGATCACCGGCATCGCCTATCCACTGCTCGTCACCGGCATCGCCCAGGCCGGTCTCTCCCACCAGGCCAACGGCTCCCTGCTGACGACGAACGGCACGCCTGTGGCCTCCAGCCTGATCGGCCAGAACTTCGCCCTGCCGAAGAAGAATCCCAAGGACGCGAAGGAGCCGCTGCGCCCCGACCCCAAGTGGTTCCAGCCCCGCCCGTCCGCCGGCGGCTACGACCCCACGATCTCCGGCGCCTCCAACCTGGGCCCGAACAATACCGACCTGATCAAGACCGTCAGGGAGCGTCGTTCCGCCGTCGCCGCCTTCGACGGGGTCCCGCCCGCGTCCGTCCCCGCGGACGCCGTCACCGCCGGCGGCTCGGGGCTCGACCCGGCGATCTCCCCGGCGTACGCCTACGAACAGGTCGACCGCGTCGCGAAGGCCCGCCACCTCGCCCTCGCCGAGGTCAAGAGGCTGGTTGCCCGCCACGTCCAGACGCGTGTTCTCGGATTTCTGGGGCAGGAACGCGTCAATGTCGTCGAACTCAACCACGATCTGGCCACGTTGATGTGA
- a CDS encoding aldehyde dehydrogenase family protein produces the protein MAADIAAPPGEEHGHWRAALLLADLPHDDPTVTEEVFGPLLTVQHADTVEAALGLANSVPQALAASVWTTGLGTGLDLAARLDAGEAWLNCHLVQTAELPHGGRGSSGHGTDLSTLALQEYQRPKTVTVRLSPGVPES, from the coding sequence CTGGCGGCGGACATCGCCGCCCCGCCCGGCGAGGAGCACGGCCACTGGCGCGCGGCCCTTCTCCTTGCGGATCTCCCGCACGACGACCCGACGGTCACCGAGGAAGTCTTCGGCCCGCTCCTCACGGTCCAGCACGCGGACACCGTGGAGGCGGCTCTGGGCCTGGCGAACAGTGTCCCCCAGGCCCTGGCGGCCAGTGTCTGGACGACCGGTCTCGGCACGGGGCTCGATCTCGCGGCCCGCCTCGACGCGGGCGAGGCCTGGCTCAACTGCCATCTGGTGCAGACGGCGGAGCTCCCGCACGGCGGGCGTGGCTCGTCCGGCCACGGCACGGACCTGAGCACGCTGGCGCTCCAGGAGTACCAACGGCCCAAGACGGTGACGGTACGGCTGTCGCCCGGCGTACCCGAGAGCTGA
- a CDS encoding asparagine synthetase B family protein — MARFCVCLAPTTRQARSHAEAMGAAGTGRAAVDVAGADLGLIADEPGRAEGPFTAYGLTAVGEVTLHNRPALLSALHAEGTPVPARCSDGELLLRCWARLGDAGVALAEGMFVLAVVDGTDLILIRDQVGARTLFYARADGAWAASTSLRALRRWPALGTSMNLSAVRSFLTFAYLPGEETLLTGVREVLPGRVLRLARDGTVTEAVHWEPREHIAQPVPQDPTEHVLALRALLERATADRLPEAEPAAVLLSGGIDSSLVTALAAKLHNHPVHTYSISFGNELPNELGYSGLVAAHCHTRHRVLNVSGKTVASRLAEAAALLDSPVGDPLTVPNLLLAEAVAADGASVVLNGEGGDPVFGGPKNLPMLVQEMHREPGAPWDEDRATAYLRSYRKCWTDLPTLLTAQMLDALRDAPRPQRFVEPYLTPGADSPHRMGHLLNQLLHCNLRTKGAHHILTKVERLTASQGIEGRAPLFDRRVVDHAFATPPTYKLRGSAEKWILKEAVRDLLPDTVVDRPKSGMRVPVQQWLTGPLRDLGNDLLLSRQSAGRGLFRPDTVRAWMKGEGTLLPRQGGKLWLVLTLELWLRSYAL, encoded by the coding sequence ATGGCACGCTTCTGCGTCTGCCTGGCCCCGACCACCCGGCAGGCCCGGTCCCATGCCGAGGCGATGGGCGCGGCCGGGACCGGCCGGGCAGCCGTGGACGTCGCCGGGGCTGATCTGGGACTGATCGCGGACGAACCCGGCCGCGCCGAAGGCCCGTTCACGGCATACGGCCTGACTGCGGTGGGCGAGGTCACCCTCCACAACCGCCCGGCCCTCCTGTCCGCGCTGCACGCCGAGGGAACCCCCGTACCCGCCCGGTGCTCCGACGGTGAACTGCTGCTGCGCTGCTGGGCACGGCTCGGCGATGCGGGGGTGGCGCTCGCCGAGGGCATGTTCGTGCTGGCCGTGGTGGACGGTACGGACCTGATCCTGATCCGCGACCAGGTGGGCGCCCGGACTCTCTTCTACGCCCGCGCCGACGGAGCCTGGGCGGCCTCGACCTCGCTGAGGGCGCTGCGGCGCTGGCCCGCGCTCGGCACGTCGATGAATCTGTCCGCGGTCCGTTCGTTCCTCACCTTCGCCTATCTGCCTGGCGAGGAGACGCTCCTGACCGGCGTGCGGGAGGTCCTGCCCGGTCGGGTGCTGCGGCTGGCGCGGGACGGCACAGTCACCGAAGCGGTGCACTGGGAGCCCCGCGAGCACATCGCGCAGCCGGTGCCGCAGGATCCGACGGAGCATGTCCTGGCCCTGCGGGCGCTCCTGGAGCGGGCGACGGCCGACAGGCTCCCGGAGGCGGAGCCGGCTGCGGTCCTTCTCTCCGGCGGAATCGACAGCTCCCTCGTCACCGCGCTGGCGGCGAAACTGCACAACCATCCGGTACACACGTACTCGATCAGCTTCGGCAACGAACTCCCCAACGAGCTGGGCTACTCGGGCCTGGTGGCCGCCCACTGCCATACGCGCCACCGGGTCCTGAACGTGTCGGGAAAGACGGTCGCGTCACGGCTCGCGGAGGCGGCTGCGCTCCTGGACAGTCCGGTGGGCGATCCGTTGACGGTCCCGAACCTGTTGCTCGCGGAGGCCGTGGCCGCGGACGGCGCCTCGGTGGTGCTCAACGGCGAGGGAGGCGACCCCGTGTTCGGCGGCCCGAAGAACCTCCCGATGCTGGTGCAGGAGATGCACCGTGAACCGGGGGCGCCATGGGACGAGGACCGGGCGACGGCGTATCTGCGCTCGTACCGCAAGTGCTGGACGGACCTCCCGACGCTACTGACCGCGCAGATGCTCGACGCGCTGCGGGACGCCCCGCGCCCCCAGCGGTTCGTGGAGCCGTATCTGACTCCGGGTGCCGACAGCCCGCACCGCATGGGCCATCTCCTCAACCAGCTCCTGCACTGCAATCTGCGGACCAAGGGCGCGCACCACATCCTGACAAAGGTGGAGCGCCTGACGGCGTCGCAAGGCATCGAGGGCCGGGCACCGCTCTTCGACCGCCGGGTCGTCGACCACGCGTTCGCGACGCCGCCGACGTACAAACTCCGTGGCTCGGCAGAAAAGTGGATCCTCAAGGAGGCCGTGCGCGACCTCCTGCCCGACACGGTCGTCGATCGCCCGAAGAGCGGGATGCGGGTGCCGGTGCAGCAGTGGCTGACGGGTCCTCTGCGTGATCTCGGGAACGATCTGCTGCTGAGCCGGCAGTCGGCCGGCCGAGGCCTGTTCCGCCCGGACACGGTCCGCGCCTGGATGAAGGGCGAGGGCACGCTTCTGCCCCGTCAGGGCGGCAAGTTGTGGCTGGTGCTGACGCTGGAACTGTGGCTGCGATCGTACGCGTTGTGA
- a CDS encoding cupin domain-containing protein, which translates to MSGRPHDGISDAMPGGAWGTLPKGVELYHLRPDGGIELADREGARELGPEREFLRFIDDGQFAHYLVGDAATSPERPSNATVKLGVVGPRSAFTPHAHGGEHFVLSLGHAACGLHDADRDRVTEVPLTPGMLIRIPEMMPHSFANRGTDPLTILAANTGYGIDHEDYAITAGEAERRATDDTPTAGQVTVATATDYRALAAALRDIEHLQQDRGIATTTVRERLAERLRRVATALEVRR; encoded by the coding sequence ATGTCCGGGAGACCGCATGACGGCATATCCGACGCCATGCCGGGCGGAGCGTGGGGCACGCTCCCCAAGGGTGTGGAGCTGTACCACCTGAGGCCGGACGGAGGCATCGAGCTGGCCGACCGCGAGGGCGCCCGCGAGCTGGGACCCGAGCGCGAGTTCCTCCGCTTCATTGATGACGGGCAGTTCGCCCACTACCTGGTGGGCGACGCGGCAACCTCGCCCGAACGTCCCTCGAACGCCACAGTCAAACTCGGTGTCGTGGGGCCGCGCAGCGCCTTCACCCCGCATGCCCACGGCGGTGAACACTTCGTCCTCAGCCTGGGCCATGCGGCGTGCGGCCTCCACGACGCGGACCGCGACCGGGTCACCGAAGTCCCGCTGACTCCCGGGATGTTGATACGGATTCCGGAGATGATGCCCCATTCCTTCGCGAACAGGGGCACCGATCCGCTGACGATCCTCGCAGCCAACACCGGCTACGGGATCGACCACGAGGACTACGCGATAACCGCCGGGGAGGCGGAGCGCCGCGCCACGGACGACACCCCGACGGCCGGCCAGGTGACCGTGGCCACCGCCACCGATTACCGCGCACTCGCCGCCGCGCTGCGCGACATCGAGCACCTTCAGCAGGACCGGGGCATCGCCACCACCACCGTCCGCGAGCGTCTGGCCGAACGACTGCGCCGTGTGGCAACCGCACTGGAGGTCCGCCGGTGA
- a CDS encoding sensor histidine kinase, which yields MASEYDCAVSSPRRRHSRPAHEGLGSGPPLPPGTSVCVIEVADDGPGIHTDEAPRVFDRFYRATPLDPPAETGPEPGSGLGLTIAAAHSGRLELDNRRGEGCAFRLLLPEPTTASKDDTDEAHHRPSHT from the coding sequence CTGGCAAGCGAGTACGACTGCGCGGTATCGAGCCCGCGTCGGCGCCACTCGCGCCCGGCGCACGAAGGGCTCGGAAGCGGTCCACCGCTGCCGCCAGGCACATCCGTCTGTGTCATCGAGGTCGCCGACGACGGCCCCGGCATCCACACCGACGAGGCCCCTCGCGTCTTCGACCGCTTCTACCGGGCGACACCGCTCGACCCGCCCGCCGAGACCGGTCCCGAACCCGGCTCGGGCCTCGGACTCACCATCGCTGCCGCCCACAGCGGACGCCTCGAGCTGGACAACCGCCGCGGCGAAGGCTGCGCCTTCCGCCTGCTCCTGCCCGAACCGACCACCGCGTCGAAGGACGACACTGATGAGGCTCACCACCGTCCGAGTCACACGTGA
- a CDS encoding alpha/beta hydrolase gives MSLTGTPFFLATIALAVVTVLLPLLLWGRVRGPAVVRGAVRLVMVVLAQAAAVLSVFVMVNNTNGLYDSWADLLGTGHHIVAAPDLGRDGLGDHKHLANESKVAQDFSLTHDARLGRGVRVTQLSGRVSGVRGEVYVWLPPQYGQPAFRHRKFPVVELLGGFPGSAKAWFGSLRVQSQLEAGMRRGEIAPFILVEPRTNLLAGQDTGCANVPGVVDAESWLSVDVRQMVTDTFRAQSRASGWAVAGYSAGAHCAVKMALSHPDRYRAAVGLSGYNDPAAERVSLTGRDPELRRVNNPLWILRHAATPPCVSLYLSGGRNDGYRDGLALRRAAAPPTRVVVAEVSGPHTTGLWKRQVGHVFRWLTAELSPCVGRVVPSSGI, from the coding sequence ATGAGCCTGACGGGGACACCCTTCTTCCTGGCCACGATCGCGCTGGCCGTGGTCACCGTGCTGCTTCCCCTGCTGCTGTGGGGTCGGGTACGCGGCCCTGCCGTGGTGCGCGGCGCGGTCCGCCTGGTGATGGTCGTCCTCGCGCAGGCGGCAGCCGTGCTGAGCGTCTTCGTGATGGTCAACAACACCAACGGCCTGTACGACAGCTGGGCCGACCTGCTCGGCACCGGACACCACATTGTTGCCGCGCCCGACCTCGGGCGCGACGGACTCGGGGATCACAAGCACCTGGCGAACGAGTCGAAGGTCGCACAGGACTTCAGCCTGACGCACGACGCCCGGTTGGGCCGGGGCGTCCGCGTCACCCAGCTGAGCGGTCGGGTGTCAGGGGTGCGCGGAGAGGTGTACGTATGGCTGCCGCCGCAGTACGGCCAACCGGCCTTCCGGCACCGGAAGTTCCCCGTGGTCGAGCTCCTCGGCGGCTTCCCCGGATCGGCGAAGGCGTGGTTCGGCAGCCTGCGCGTGCAGTCGCAGCTGGAAGCCGGGATGCGGAGGGGGGAGATCGCCCCGTTCATCCTCGTGGAGCCGCGGACCAATCTGCTGGCGGGTCAGGACACCGGGTGCGCCAATGTGCCGGGTGTCGTGGACGCCGAGTCCTGGCTGAGCGTGGACGTCCGGCAGATGGTGACCGATACCTTCCGCGCGCAGAGCCGTGCGAGCGGCTGGGCGGTGGCCGGGTACTCGGCCGGGGCACACTGCGCCGTGAAGATGGCGCTCTCCCACCCCGACCGGTACCGGGCCGCCGTGGGCCTCTCCGGCTACAACGACCCGGCCGCCGAGCGGGTTTCCCTCACGGGCCGGGACCCGGAGCTGCGGCGGGTCAACAACCCTCTGTGGATCCTGCGCCACGCCGCCACCCCGCCGTGCGTCTCGCTCTACCTCTCGGGCGGGCGCAACGACGGCTACCGTGACGGCCTCGCGCTGCGGCGGGCGGCAGCGCCTCCGACGCGGGTGGTGGTGGCCGAGGTGAGCGGGCCGCACACCACTGGGCTGTGGAAACGTCAGGTGGGGCATGTCTTCCGCTGGCTGACGGCCGAACTGTCGCCCTGCGTGGGGCGGGTCGTTCCTTCGAGTGGCATCTGA
- a CDS encoding discoidin domain-containing protein: MYLNGSAPLFTTTRRRTVGVVIAAALLLVGSLLLAYPDRADAAADPLISHGKPATASSSEASGLGPQNAFDGDPATRWASAEGEDPQWIRVDLGVTANVTRVELSWEAAYAKAYRIEISADGTTWTRLANETAGNGGTDDWSALSGKGRYLRVYGSARGTAYGYSLHEVEVYGILDGAPPQTGAFTVVAAGDIAAQCTASDSDCAHPKTAALAQKLNPKFYLTMGDSQYDDARIADFRAYYDKTWGAFKDKTHPVPGNHETYDPAGSLVGYKTYFGMIAYPQGKSYYSFDEGNWHFIALDSNSFDQSAQIDWLKADLARNSKACIAAYWHHPLYSSGGHGNDPVSRPVWKILYGAKADLVLNGHDHHYERFAPQSPDGEATADGITEIVGGMGGAEPYPIENVQPNSQKRISGEYGVLKMDFTDSGYSWSYVGTDGKTKDTSPKYACH, translated from the coding sequence ATGTACCTGAACGGCTCAGCTCCGCTCTTCACGACGACGCGGCGCCGTACGGTGGGCGTGGTCATCGCCGCCGCACTCCTCCTCGTCGGAAGCCTGCTGCTCGCCTACCCCGACCGGGCCGACGCCGCCGCCGACCCCCTTATTTCGCATGGCAAGCCCGCCACCGCCTCCTCCAGTGAAGCCTCCGGCCTCGGCCCGCAGAACGCCTTCGACGGCGACCCGGCCACCCGCTGGGCGAGCGCCGAGGGCGAGGACCCGCAGTGGATACGTGTCGACCTCGGTGTCACCGCCAACGTCACGCGCGTGGAGCTGAGTTGGGAGGCCGCGTACGCCAAGGCGTACCGGATCGAGATCTCCGCCGACGGCACCACCTGGACCCGGCTCGCCAACGAGACGGCCGGGAACGGCGGCACCGACGACTGGTCTGCCCTCTCCGGCAAGGGCCGCTACCTGCGCGTGTACGGCAGCGCGCGCGGTACTGCCTACGGCTACTCGCTGCACGAGGTCGAGGTGTACGGCATTCTCGACGGCGCGCCCCCGCAAACCGGTGCCTTCACCGTGGTCGCCGCCGGTGACATCGCCGCTCAGTGCACCGCCTCCGACAGTGACTGCGCCCACCCCAAGACCGCCGCACTGGCCCAGAAGCTCAATCCGAAGTTCTATCTGACGATGGGCGACAGTCAGTACGACGACGCCCGGATCGCCGACTTCCGCGCCTACTACGACAAGACCTGGGGTGCTTTCAAGGACAAGACGCATCCGGTACCGGGCAACCACGAGACGTACGATCCTGCCGGGTCGCTCGTCGGCTACAAGACGTATTTCGGGATGATCGCATACCCCCAGGGCAAGAGCTACTACAGCTTCGACGAGGGCAATTGGCACTTCATCGCCCTCGACTCCAACTCCTTCGACCAGAGCGCCCAGATCGACTGGCTCAAGGCCGACCTCGCCAGGAACAGCAAGGCGTGCATCGCCGCCTACTGGCACCACCCGCTGTACTCCTCGGGCGGGCACGGCAACGACCCGGTCAGCAGGCCGGTCTGGAAGATCCTGTACGGGGCCAAGGCCGACCTCGTGCTCAATGGGCACGACCACCACTACGAGCGGTTCGCCCCACAGAGCCCCGATGGGGAGGCCACCGCCGACGGAATCACCGAGATCGTCGGCGGCATGGGTGGCGCCGAGCCATACCCCATCGAGAACGTCCAGCCCAACAGCCAGAAGCGGATCAGCGGTGAATACGGCGTCCTGAAAATGGACTTCACCGACTCCGGCTACAGCTGGAGCTACGTCGGCACCGACGGCAAGACCAAGGACACCAGCCCGAAGTACGCCTGCCACTGA